From a single Fusobacterium pseudoperiodonticum genomic region:
- the dnaE gene encoding DNA polymerase III subunit alpha: MENNFVHLNLHTEYSLLEGVNSIDSFLTRAKELGMNSLAVTDYANMFCAIEFYEKAKKMGIKPIIGLELPLYEKEEQNIFTLTLLAKDYEGYKNLVKLASELYKKKDNGELRISKEILKEYSKGLIALSSSMKGEIGKAILMNFPSEKLDSIVDEYIEIFSKENFYLEIQANELPETKIINDKFYEIAKLKNIELVATNNVYYVDRDGYELQDIVICIQSGWKLKDKNRKRAVSKELYLKSKEEMQRSLDERFHKAIENTNYIASLCNLEIEFGNLQFPYYEVPNQYSGMDEYLKSICYENIKKIYKENLTKDILERLEYELSVIIKMGYSGYFIVVWDFIAYAKRNGIPVGPGRGSAAGSLVAYCLGITMIDPIRYNLLFERFLNPERISMPDIDIDICRERRDELIEYVVHKYGRERVAHIITFGRMKARAAIRDIGRVLDIDLKKIDRLSKLVSSFQTLEKTLKENVEVTKLYTTDIELQKVIDLSIRIENKVRHVSTHAAGILITKEDLDKTVPIYLDEKEGVIATQYQMKELEDLGLLKIDFLGLKNLSNIQRTIDYIKKYKNIDIELYEIPLDDKKVFEMLSQGDSTGVFQLESTGIRKIMKRLKPNKLEDIVALLALYRPGPLQSGMVDDFINRKNGKEKIEYPHKNLEIILKETYGVILYQEQVMKIASYMANYSLGEADLLRRAMGKKNFAIMRENREKFIQRAVENNYTEEKADEIFELIDKFAGYGFNKSHSVAYAMISYWTAYLKAHYPAFYFAAIMTSEISETGDVAYYFNDAKEHRISIYPPNVNTPSAYFEIKNDGISYSLAAIKNLGLNLAKKIVEDYEKHGAYTKLDEFVLRNKKNGMNKRALEALILSGALDELEGNRKEKFLSIDKVLDFVSKAPKTDEIQQMNLFGAASKTIDKFVLTNSEDFSLDEKLTKEKEFLGFYLSSHPLDKYRDIVTIFSINKLSEIDMEETKVLKTFGTIMGLKKLLTKKDEQMALFSILCYDRVISCIAFPKTYEKFLEEIIEKKTVYVEGKIQIDEYKGEKTTKLLIEKIISLDKLYDYPAKKLFVLIEEEDRYKYSRLRELINSNKGNTDFIFAIKNKNEKRIQNTGTKVKLNREFLEQLVELMGLEKIKIQM; encoded by the coding sequence ATGGAGAATAATTTTGTTCATTTGAATTTACATACTGAATATAGCCTTTTAGAAGGTGTAAATAGCATAGATAGTTTTTTAACAAGAGCAAAAGAATTAGGTATGAACTCTTTGGCTGTGACAGACTATGCCAATATGTTTTGTGCTATTGAATTCTATGAAAAGGCTAAGAAGATGGGAATTAAACCAATTATTGGTTTAGAACTTCCACTTTATGAAAAAGAAGAGCAAAATATTTTTACCTTGACTTTGCTTGCAAAAGATTATGAAGGCTATAAAAATTTGGTAAAATTAGCCTCTGAACTATATAAGAAAAAAGATAATGGAGAACTAAGAATAAGTAAAGAGATATTAAAAGAATATAGCAAGGGCTTGATAGCACTTTCTTCTTCTATGAAGGGAGAAATAGGAAAGGCTATTTTAATGAATTTCCCTAGTGAGAAACTTGATAGTATAGTTGATGAATACATAGAAATATTTTCAAAAGAGAATTTCTATTTAGAGATACAAGCTAATGAACTTCCTGAGACAAAAATAATCAATGATAAATTCTATGAGATAGCAAAGCTAAAAAATATAGAATTAGTAGCAACTAATAATGTTTATTATGTTGATAGAGATGGTTATGAGTTACAAGACATAGTGATTTGCATACAATCAGGTTGGAAGCTTAAAGATAAAAATAGAAAAAGAGCTGTCTCAAAAGAATTGTATTTAAAATCAAAAGAAGAAATGCAAAGAAGCCTAGATGAAAGATTTCATAAAGCTATAGAAAACACGAACTATATAGCAAGTTTATGTAATTTAGAAATAGAATTTGGAAATTTACAGTTCCCATATTATGAAGTTCCTAATCAATATTCAGGAATGGATGAATATTTAAAATCTATATGTTACGAAAACATCAAAAAAATATATAAAGAAAATCTAACCAAAGATATCTTAGAAAGACTTGAATATGAACTTTCAGTTATTATAAAAATGGGATATTCAGGATACTTTATAGTAGTTTGGGACTTTATAGCCTATGCTAAAAGAAATGGTATACCTGTTGGTCCAGGAAGAGGTTCAGCAGCAGGTAGTTTAGTTGCCTATTGTCTAGGAATAACTATGATAGATCCTATAAGGTATAACTTACTTTTTGAAAGATTTTTAAATCCTGAAAGAATATCTATGCCCGATATTGATATAGATATTTGTCGTGAAAGACGTGATGAGCTTATAGAATATGTTGTGCATAAATATGGAAGGGAAAGAGTTGCCCATATTATAACCTTTGGTAGAATGAAAGCAAGGGCAGCAATAAGAGATATAGGTAGAGTTTTAGATATTGATTTGAAAAAAATAGATAGGTTGAGTAAATTAGTTTCTTCTTTTCAAACTTTAGAAAAAACTTTAAAAGAAAATGTAGAAGTTACAAAACTATATACAACAGATATTGAATTGCAAAAGGTGATAGATCTATCAATAAGAATTGAAAATAAGGTAAGACATGTATCTACCCACGCTGCAGGTATCCTTATAACAAAAGAGGACTTAGATAAAACTGTTCCTATTTACTTAGATGAAAAAGAAGGAGTTATAGCAACTCAATATCAAATGAAAGAGCTTGAGGATCTGGGACTTTTAAAAATAGATTTCCTAGGTTTAAAAAATCTTTCTAATATACAAAGAACTATAGACTATATTAAAAAATATAAAAATATAGATATAGAGCTATATGAAATTCCACTTGATGATAAAAAGGTTTTTGAAATGCTATCACAAGGAGATTCAACGGGAGTTTTCCAGTTAGAGTCAACAGGAATTAGAAAAATAATGAAGAGATTAAAACCAAATAAACTAGAGGATATAGTTGCACTATTGGCTCTGTATAGACCAGGACCTTTGCAGTCAGGAATGGTTGATGATTTTATCAATAGAAAAAATGGTAAAGAGAAAATAGAATATCCACATAAGAATTTGGAAATAATTTTAAAAGAAACTTATGGAGTAATTCTCTATCAAGAACAGGTTATGAAAATAGCAAGTTATATGGCAAATTATAGTCTTGGTGAAGCAGATTTATTAAGACGGGCTATGGGGAAAAAGAACTTTGCCATAATGAGAGAAAATAGAGAAAAGTTCATACAAAGAGCTGTTGAGAATAATTATACTGAAGAGAAAGCTGACGAAATATTTGAATTAATAGATAAGTTTGCAGGTTATGGTTTCAATAAATCTCACTCTGTAGCCTATGCTATGATTTCATATTGGACAGCTTACTTAAAGGCACATTATCCTGCTTTCTATTTTGCTGCTATTATGACTTCAGAAATATCTGAAACAGGTGATGTTGCATATTACTTTAATGATGCAAAAGAGCATAGAATAAGTATATATCCGCCTAATGTAAATACTCCAAGTGCATATTTTGAAATAAAAAATGATGGAATAAGCTATTCTTTAGCTGCAATTAAAAATCTTGGCTTAAATCTAGCAAAGAAAATTGTGGAAGATTATGAAAAACATGGTGCTTATACAAAATTAGATGAATTTGTACTTAGAAACAAAAAAAATGGAATGAATAAAAGAGCCCTAGAAGCTTTAATTTTATCAGGAGCTTTAGATGAGTTAGAAGGTAATAGAAAGGAAAAATTCCTATCAATAGATAAGGTACTTGACTTTGTTTCAAAAGCTCCAAAAACAGATGAAATTCAACAGATGAATCTCTTTGGAGCAGCAAGTAAAACTATAGATAAATTTGTTTTAACCAATAGTGAAGACTTTAGTCTAGATGAAAAGTTGACTAAGGAAAAAGAGTTTTTAGGTTTCTACTTAAGTTCACATCCTTTGGATAAATACAGGGATATAGTTACAATTTTTTCTATAAATAAGCTTTCAGAAATAGATATGGAAGAAACTAAAGTTTTAAAAACATTCGGAACTATCATGGGTCTAAAAAAACTTTTAACTAAAAAAGATGAACAGATGGCTTTATTCTCTATTCTTTGTTATGATAGAGTGATATCTTGTATAGCTTTTCCTAAGACTTATGAAAAATTTTTAGAAGAAATAATAGAGAAAAAAACAGTCTATGTTGAAGGTAAAATACAGATAGATGAGTATAAGGGTGAAAAAACTACTAAACTACTTATAGAAAAAATAATTTCTTTAGATAAGCTATATGACTATCCTGCTAAAAAACTATTTGTTTTAATTGAAGAAGAGGATAGATATAAATATAGTAGACTTAGAGAATTAATTAATTCTAATAAAGGTAATACAGATTTTATATTTGCTATAAAAAATAAGAATGAAAAAAGAATTCAAAATACAGGTACAAAAGTAAAACTTAATAGAGAATTTTTAGAGCAATTAGTTGAACTTATGGGACTAGAAAAAATAAAAATTCAAATGTAA
- a CDS encoding Glu/Leu/Phe/Val family dehydrogenase, which translates to MSKETLNPLASGQQQVKKACDALGLDPAVYELLKEPQRIIEITIPVRMDDGSIKTFKGYRSAHNDAVGPFKGGIRFHQNVNSDEVKALSLWMSIKCQVTGIPYGGGKGGITVDPSELSQRELEQLSRGWVRGMWKYLGEKVDVPAPDVNTNGQIMAWMQDEYNKLTGEQTIGVFTGKPLSYGGSQGRNEATGFGVAVTMREAFTALGKDLKGATVAVQGFGNVGKYSVKNIMKLGGKVVAVAEFEKGKGAFAVYKAEGFTFEELEAAKAAGSLTKVPGAKELTMDEFWALDVEAIAPCALENAITNHEAELIKAGIICEGANGPITPEADEVLYKKGIVVTPDVLTNAGGVTVSYFEWVQNIYGYYWTEKEVEEKEERAMVDAFKPIWALKKEFDEKGQPISFRQATYMKSIKRIAEAMKIRGWY; encoded by the coding sequence ATGAGTAAAGAAACTTTAAACCCACTAGCAAGCGGACAACAACAAGTTAAAAAAGCATGTGATGCTTTAGGATTGGACCCAGCAGTATATGAATTATTAAAGGAACCTCAAAGAATAATAGAAATTACTATCCCTGTAAGAATGGACGATGGATCTATAAAAACATTTAAAGGATATAGATCAGCTCACAATGACGCTGTAGGACCTTTTAAAGGAGGAATTAGATTCCACCAAAACGTTAATTCTGATGAAGTAAAAGCTCTTTCTTTATGGATGAGTATCAAATGTCAAGTAACTGGAATCCCTTATGGAGGAGGTAAAGGTGGAATTACTGTAGATCCTTCTGAATTATCTCAAAGAGAATTAGAACAATTATCAAGAGGATGGGTAAGAGGAATGTGGAAATACTTAGGTGAAAAAGTAGACGTTCCTGCTCCAGATGTAAATACAAATGGACAAATCATGGCTTGGATGCAAGACGAATATAATAAATTAACTGGTGAACAAACTATAGGAGTTTTCACAGGTAAACCACTATCTTATGGTGGATCTCAAGGAAGAAACGAAGCAACTGGATTCGGTGTTGCAGTAACTATGAGAGAAGCTTTCACTGCATTAGGAAAAGACCTTAAAGGAGCAACAGTTGCAGTTCAAGGATTTGGAAACGTTGGAAAATACTCTGTAAAAAATATTATGAAATTAGGTGGAAAAGTTGTAGCAGTTGCTGAATTTGAAAAGGGAAAAGGAGCTTTCGCTGTTTATAAAGCTGAAGGATTTACTTTTGAAGAATTAGAAGCTGCTAAAGCTGCTGGAAGCTTAACTAAAGTTCCTGGAGCAAAAGAATTAACTATGGACGAATTCTGGGCTCTAGATGTTGAAGCTATAGCTCCATGTGCATTAGAAAATGCTATCACTAACCACGAAGCTGAATTAATAAAAGCTGGAATCATCTGTGAAGGAGCAAACGGACCAATAACTCCAGAAGCTGATGAAGTTCTTTATAAAAAAGGTATAGTTGTTACTCCTGATGTTTTAACAAATGCTGGAGGAGTTACAGTATCTTACTTCGAATGGGTTCAAAATATCTATGGATACTACTGGACAGAAAAAGAAGTTGAAGAAAAAGAAGAAAGAGCAATGGTTGATGCATTCAAACCTATATGGGCATTAAAGAAAGAATTTGATGAAAAAGGACAACCTATTTCTTTCAGACAAGCTACTTACATGAAATCTATTAAGAGAATAGCTGAAGCTATGAAAATCAGAGGATGGTACTAA
- a CDS encoding 2-hydroxyacid dehydrogenase, whose translation MKVLFYGVREVEVPLFHEQNKKFGFDLELIPDYLNSKETAEKAKGFECVVLRGNCFATKEVLDMYKEYGVKYLFTRTVGTNHIDVKYAKELGFKLAYVPFYSPNAIAELAVSLAMSLLRHLPYTAEKFNKKDFTVDAKMFSREIRNCTVGVVGLGRIGFTAAKLFKGLGANVIGYDMFPKTGVEDIVTQVSMEELIAKSDIITLHAPFIKENGKIVTKEFLSKMKENSILINTARGELMDLEAVVAALESGHLAAAGIDTIEGEVNYFFKNFSNDEAKFKLEYPLFNKLIELYPRVLVTPHVGSYTDEAASNMIETSLENLKEYLDTGACKNDIKA comes from the coding sequence ATGAAAGTTTTATTTTATGGTGTAAGAGAAGTTGAAGTACCTTTATTTCATGAACAAAATAAGAAATTTGGATTTGATTTAGAATTAATTCCTGATTATCTTAACAGTAAAGAAACTGCTGAAAAAGCAAAAGGATTTGAATGTGTAGTTCTACGTGGAAACTGTTTTGCTACAAAAGAAGTATTAGATATGTATAAAGAATACGGTGTAAAATATCTATTTACAAGAACAGTTGGAACTAACCATATCGATGTAAAATATGCTAAAGAATTAGGATTCAAATTAGCTTATGTTCCTTTCTATTCTCCAAATGCAATAGCTGAATTAGCTGTTTCATTAGCAATGTCTTTATTAAGACACTTACCTTATACTGCCGAAAAATTTAACAAAAAAGATTTCACAGTTGATGCTAAAATGTTCTCAAGAGAAATTAGAAACTGTACAGTAGGAGTAGTTGGATTAGGAAGAATCGGATTCACTGCTGCAAAATTATTCAAAGGTTTAGGAGCAAATGTTATAGGATATGATATGTTCCCTAAAACAGGTGTTGAAGATATAGTTACTCAAGTTTCTATGGAAGAATTAATAGCTAAAAGTGATATCATAACTTTACATGCTCCATTTATAAAAGAAAATGGAAAAATTGTTACTAAAGAATTCTTAAGCAAAATGAAAGAAAATTCAATATTAATCAATACTGCAAGAGGAGAATTAATGGATTTAGAAGCTGTTGTTGCTGCTCTTGAAAGTGGACATCTAGCTGCTGCTGGTATAGATACTATTGAAGGAGAAGTTAACTACTTCTTTAAAAACTTCTCAAATGATGAAGCTAAATTTAAATTAGAATATCCTCTATTCAATAAATTAATCGAATTATATCCAAGAGTTTTAGTAACTCCTCACGTTGGATCTTATACTGATGAAGCTGCTTCAAATATGATAGAAACTTCATTAGAAAACTTAAAAGAATACTTAGATACTGGTGCTTGTAAAAATGATATAAAAGCATAG
- a CDS encoding lipase yields the protein MKKFFKILFFIILLSILILWLAKIFLLTHKYQVKYYNEDKIEKDIVITFNGIYGYEKQLRFIDEKLAEDGYTVVNIQYPSVNENIAEMTEKYIAPNIEEQVKRLEQVNLERKAKNLPELKINFVVHSMGTCLLRYYLKENKLASLGKVVLITPPSHGSQLSDNPIADLIPYFIGPAVKDMKTNKDSFVNQLGNPDYPCYILIADSSNNFLFSLFIKGEDDGMVPLATAGLEGASLKTIKNTTHTSILEKQETVDEILQFLKN from the coding sequence ATGAAGAAATTTTTTAAAATTTTATTTTTTATTATATTATTATCTATTTTGATATTATGGCTAGCAAAAATTTTCCTATTAACTCATAAATATCAAGTAAAATATTATAATGAAGATAAAATAGAAAAAGATATAGTTATAACTTTCAATGGTATCTACGGTTATGAAAAACAGTTAAGATTCATAGATGAGAAATTAGCAGAAGATGGCTATACTGTTGTAAATATACAATATCCCTCTGTTAATGAAAACATAGCAGAAATGACTGAGAAATATATTGCTCCAAATATTGAAGAGCAAGTAAAAAGATTAGAACAAGTTAATTTAGAAAGAAAAGCTAAAAATTTACCTGAATTGAAAATAAATTTTGTTGTTCATTCTATGGGAACTTGCTTGCTTAGATATTACTTGAAAGAAAATAAATTAGCTAGCTTAGGAAAGGTTGTTCTAATTACTCCACCTTCACATGGAAGTCAGCTATCAGACAATCCTATTGCTGATTTAATCCCTTATTTCATAGGTCCTGCTGTTAAAGATATGAAAACTAATAAAGATAGTTTTGTAAATCAATTAGGTAATCCAGATTATCCTTGCTATATTTTAATAGCAGATAGTTCTAATAATTTTCTTTTCTCTTTATTTATAAAAGGAGAAGATGATGGAATGGTTCCTTTAGCAACTGCAGGATTAGAAGGGGCTTCTTTAAAAACTATTAAAAATACTACTCATACAAGTATTTTAGAAAAACAAGAAACAGTTGATGAAATTTTACAATTTTTAAAAAACTAA
- the upp gene encoding uracil phosphoribosyltransferase, whose amino-acid sequence MSVIEINHPLIEHKMTILRSVETDTKSFRENLNEIAKLMTYEATKNLKLETTEVTTPLMKTQAYTLQDKVALVPILRAGLGMVDGILDLIPTAKVGHIGVYRNEETLEPVYYYCKLPTDIASRKVILVDPMLATGGSAVYAIDYLKEQGVTDIIFMCLVAAPDGIAKLLNKHPDVPIYTAKIDQGLNGDGYIYPGLGDCGDRIFGTK is encoded by the coding sequence ATGTCAGTAATTGAAATTAACCACCCATTGATAGAACACAAAATGACTATTCTTAGAAGTGTTGAAACAGATACAAAATCATTTAGAGAAAATTTAAATGAAATTGCAAAACTTATGACTTATGAGGCAACTAAAAACTTAAAGTTAGAGACAACTGAAGTTACAACACCTCTTATGAAAACACAAGCCTATACTTTGCAGGATAAGGTAGCCTTAGTTCCTATTCTTAGAGCAGGACTTGGAATGGTAGATGGAATATTAGATCTAATTCCAACAGCTAAAGTTGGTCATATTGGAGTTTATAGAAACGAAGAAACTTTAGAACCTGTATATTACTATTGTAAGTTACCTACAGATATAGCTTCAAGAAAAGTTATACTTGTAGATCCTATGCTTGCAACAGGAGGTTCTGCAGTCTATGCTATAGATTACTTAAAAGAACAAGGAGTAACTGATATCATATTTATGTGTCTAGTTGCTGCCCCAGATGGTATAGCTAAACTTTTAAATAAACATCCAGATGTTCCTATATACACAGCAAAAATAGATCAAGGTCTAAATGGAGATGGATATATCTATCCTGGACTAGGAGATTGTGGAGACAGAATATTCGGAACTAAATAA
- a CDS encoding type B 50S ribosomal protein L31 has protein sequence MKKGIHPEFNVVVFEDMAGNQFLTRSTKVPKETTTFEGKEYPVIKVAVSSKSHPFYTGEQRFVDTAGRVDKFNKKFNLGKK, from the coding sequence ATGAAAAAAGGAATACACCCTGAATTCAACGTTGTTGTTTTTGAAGATATGGCTGGTAACCAATTTTTAACTAGATCTACAAAAGTACCTAAAGAAACTACAACTTTTGAAGGAAAAGAATATCCAGTAATTAAAGTAGCTGTTAGCTCAAAATCACACCCATTCTATACTGGAGAACAAAGATTTGTTGACACTGCAGGTAGAGTTGACAAATTTAACAAGAAATTTAACTTGGGTAAAAAATAA
- a CDS encoding RNA polymerase sigma factor yields MDFDNIYEEYFDRVYYKVLSVVKNDDDAEDICQETFISVYKNLSKFREESNIYTWIYRIAINKTYDFFKKRKVEFEINDDVLSLPEDVNFDTKVILQEKLKLISEKEREIVILKDIYGYKLKEIAEIKNMNLSTVKSVYYKALKDMGGN; encoded by the coding sequence ATGGATTTTGATAACATTTATGAAGAATATTTTGATAGAGTCTATTACAAAGTTTTAAGTGTTGTCAAAAACGATGATGATGCTGAAGATATTTGCCAAGAGACTTTTATAAGCGTATATAAAAATTTGAGTAAATTCAGAGAAGAGAGCAACATATATACCTGGATATATAGAATTGCAATAAATAAAACTTATGATTTTTTTAAAAAAAGAAAAGTTGAATTTGAAATAAATGATGATGTTTTATCTTTACCAGAAGATGTTAATTTTGATACAAAAGTAATTCTACAGGAAAAACTAAAGTTAATATCTGAAAAGGAAAGAGAAATTGTTATTCTTAAAGATATTTATGGATATAAATTAAAAGAAATTGCAGAGATAAAAAATATGAATCTGTCTACTGTAAAATCTGTGTATTATAAAGCACTCAAAGATATGGGAGGAAATTAA
- the ispG gene encoding flavodoxin-dependent (E)-4-hydroxy-3-methylbut-2-enyl-diphosphate synthase, whose translation MTRIVKVGNLSIGGNNPIIIQSMTNTNSADVEATVKQINELEKAGCQLVRMTINNVKAAEAIKEIKKRVNLPLVADIHFDYRLALLAIENGIDKLRINPGNIGSDENVKKVVEAAKEKNIPIRIGVNSGSIEKEILEKYGKPCVEALVESALYHVRLLEKFNFFDIVISLKSSNVKMMVEAYRKISSLVDYPLHLGVTEAGTKFQGTVKSAIGIGALLVDGIGATLRVSLTENPVEEIKVAKEILKVLDLSDEGVEIISCPTCGRTEIDLIGLAKQVEEEFQNEKNKFKVAVMGCVVNGPGEAREADYGVAAGRGIGILFKKGEVVKKVSEENLLEELKKLIAEDLKNEKK comes from the coding sequence ATGACAAGAATTGTAAAGGTTGGAAATTTAAGTATAGGTGGAAATAATCCTATAATTATTCAATCTATGACTAATACAAATTCAGCTGATGTAGAAGCAACTGTAAAGCAAATAAATGAATTAGAAAAAGCAGGTTGTCAACTTGTTAGGATGACTATTAACAATGTCAAAGCAGCTGAAGCAATTAAAGAAATAAAAAAGAGAGTAAATCTACCATTGGTTGCAGATATACATTTTGACTATAGATTAGCTCTTTTAGCAATAGAAAATGGAATAGACAAATTAAGAATCAATCCTGGAAATATTGGTTCAGATGAGAATGTAAAAAAAGTAGTTGAGGCTGCTAAAGAAAAAAATATTCCTATTAGAATAGGAGTTAATTCAGGTTCAATAGAAAAGGAAATTTTAGAAAAATATGGAAAACCTTGTGTAGAAGCACTAGTAGAAAGTGCTTTATATCATGTTAGACTACTTGAAAAATTTAATTTTTTTGATATAGTAATTTCACTTAAATCAAGTAATGTTAAAATGATGGTAGAGGCATATAGAAAGATAAGCTCTCTTGTTGACTATCCTCTTCATCTAGGAGTTACTGAAGCTGGAACAAAATTTCAAGGAACAGTAAAATCCGCAATAGGAATTGGTGCTCTTTTAGTTGATGGGATTGGTGCCACTTTAAGAGTTTCTTTAACAGAAAATCCTGTTGAAGAAATAAAAGTTGCTAAAGAGATATTAAAAGTCTTAGATTTATCTGATGAAGGTGTTGAAATCATTTCTTGCCCAACTTGTGGTAGAACAGAAATTGATTTAATTGGTCTAGCTAAACAAGTTGAAGAAGAATTTCAAAATGAAAAAAATAAATTTAAAGTTGCTGTTATGGGCTGTGTTGTAAATGGTCCTGGTGAGGCTAGAGAGGCTGATTATGGAGTAGCTGCGGGTAGAGGTATAGGAATACTATTTAAAAAAGGTGAAGTCGTAAAAAAAGTATCTGAAGAAAATTTATTGGAAGAACTAAAGAAATTAATAGCTGAAGACTTAAAAAATGAAAAAAAATAA
- a CDS encoding peptidoglycan DD-metalloendopeptidase family protein, whose protein sequence is MKRIVRKTMAYLLILAIVVFSFRLYMISSKEVVDTTQFIDYFQLDEADNGGLELTTSNFTTFEKEYNFVKEEKVEEDKKEGEKEKEKEKPAPPPPPKRAEQITYKVKKKDTIPAIAKRYGVKQDTILMNNKDALNNKMKVGDTITFPSIDGLYYKLEKNDTLAKIAKKYGISVVDIVDYNNINPKKLKAGSTIFLKGVTLQKYKDVEGRLIAAQQAKEDKKKNKEKEKEKPEKPPKGAKGSAPPPPPPPQDDDDGGRSAAYSGAGFAYPVRYAGVSSPFGNRFHPVLKRYILHTGVDLVAKYVPLRAAKSGVVTFAGNMSGYGKIIIIRHDNGYETRYAHLSVISTNVGEHVNQGDLIGKTGNSGRTTGAHLHFEIRQNGVPKNPMKYLR, encoded by the coding sequence ATGAAAAGAATTGTTAGGAAAACAATGGCATATCTATTAATTTTAGCTATTGTTGTATTTTCTTTTAGATTATATATGATTTCAAGTAAAGAAGTAGTTGATACTACTCAATTTATAGATTATTTTCAACTTGATGAAGCAGATAATGGAGGGTTAGAGCTAACAACAAGTAACTTTACTACTTTTGAAAAAGAATATAACTTTGTGAAGGAAGAAAAAGTAGAAGAAGATAAAAAAGAGGGTGAAAAAGAGAAGGAAAAAGAAAAACCTGCACCTCCACCACCTCCAAAGAGAGCGGAGCAAATTACATATAAGGTTAAAAAGAAAGATACAATACCTGCTATCGCTAAAAGGTATGGTGTTAAACAAGATACGATTTTAATGAACAATAAAGATGCTCTAAACAATAAAATGAAGGTTGGAGATACAATTACTTTTCCTTCTATAGATGGTCTTTACTATAAATTAGAGAAAAATGATACTTTAGCTAAGATAGCTAAAAAGTATGGAATAAGTGTCGTTGATATTGTTGACTATAATAATATCAATCCTAAAAAATTAAAAGCTGGATCAACTATCTTCTTAAAGGGAGTAACACTTCAAAAATATAAAGATGTTGAAGGTAGACTTATAGCTGCTCAACAAGCTAAAGAAGATAAAAAGAAAAATAAAGAAAAAGAGAAAGAAAAACCAGAAAAACCACCTAAAGGAGCAAAAGGTTCTGCACCTCCACCTCCTCCACCTCCTCAAGATGATGATGATGGTGGAAGATCAGCTGCATATTCTGGGGCAGGCTTTGCTTATCCAGTTAGATATGCAGGGGTATCAAGTCCTTTTGGAAATAGATTCCACCCAGTTTTAAAAAGATATATCTTACATACAGGGGTTGACTTAGTGGCTAAATACGTTCCACTTAGAGCTGCTAAATCTGGAGTTGTAACTTTTGCTGGTAATATGAGTGGATATGGAAAGATTATTATTATTAGACATGATAATGGATATGAAACTAGATACGCCCATTTAAGTGTCATTTCTACTAATGTTGGAGAACATGTAAATCAGGGAGATTTAATAGGAAAGACTGGTAACTCAGGACGTACAACAGGTGCTCATTTACACTTTGAAATAAGACAAAATGGAGTTCCTAAAAATCCTATGAAATATCTACGTTAG